The nucleotide sequence TCCGCAAAGAAGAATTCGGAGCCATCATAGAGAAGATCGGTGCACGGGTGGACGGTTTTGAGCTGAATATATCCTGTCCCAATGTGGCAGAAGGAGGAGCCGCTTTTGGTCAGGATCCTGAGATCGCTGCATCGATTGTTGCTTTCGTGAGAAAAAAGACCACCCTGCCGCTGATTGTAAAATTGACGCCTAATTTTTGTGATCCGCTGAAGATCGCCGAAGCCTGTGTTGAAGCCGGGGCAGACGGAATTTCGTTGATCAACACACTTTACGCCATGGCGTTCGATGTTGAAACTAAGAGACCACGTATTGTCGGCGGACTTTCCGGTCCGGCTGTAAAGCCGTTTGCGCTTTACTGTGTAAATCGCATCAGGGATATCGGGGTTCCGATTATCGGAATGGGCGGAATCATGACGGGCAGGGATGCTTATGAATTTCTGCTTGCCGGCGCCTCTGCAGTAGCCGTCGGCTCAGCGATGCTTCGCGATCCATACGCACCCCTGCGTATAATTAAAGAATTGAAGAAGCTGACAGCGGAGTAATAAAGAGTAAGAATGCCGGAGGGGATGAAAGGAGGTTTGATGCCCGCAGAGCACTTGATAGTTTCCCTTGATCTGACCGATTTTGAAAAGATTAAAGAGATTGTAGTTCAATTAAAAGGAGCCGTAAATTTTTATAAGGTGGGTGCGGTGCCCTTTACTTACTTTGGATTGGAGCTCATTGATTTTCTTAAAGAACAGAACTGCAGGATAATGCTGGATTTAAAGTATCACGACATCCCCAATACCGTCGCCCGTGCCTGTGAAGGAGCGGCGGAAAGAGGAGCGGACTTCATTACCATTCATACAAGCGGCGGATTCTCCATGCTCGAAGAAGCAGTAAAGGCAACCCTGATGATTTCCGAACTCAAGAAGATCAATCGGCCGAAGTTATTGGGGATTACAGTGCTGACAAGTATCGACGAGGCATACTTCAAAGACCTGTTCGGCGATTTAAAGAGAACCCTCACTGAACAGGTGGTTTTTCTCGCCCAGCTGGCACGGAGTGCGGGGCTGGACGGCGTTGTCGCGTCACCGAAAGAGATCGAGCCGATTCGTAAAGAATGCGGTGAAGATCTCTTGATCGTTACACCCGGGATCAGGCCTGAATTCCAGACCGTAAAAGCCGACGACCAGGCGCGTGTGACGACTCCGCGTCAGGCAATACAGAGAGGAGCTGATTATATCGTTATCGGCAGACCGATCGTCAAAGCGGCTGATCCCAGAGAGGCGGTGGAAAAGATTATCAAGGAGATTGGAGATGGAGATAGAAAAACTGCTTAAAGAATTAAAGGTCTTGCAGGAAGGACATTTTGTCTTGAATTCAGGATTACACAGCGGGTTCTATTTTGAAAAATTCCGTATCCTCGAGAACCCCGATGCAACGACGAAGCTGTGCAGAATGATCGTCGAGAAATATAAAGATAGTGAAATCGAGTGGGTTATCGGTCCGACGACCGGCGGCATCATTATAGCATTCGAAGTCGCCCGACAATTAACCACGTATGCGGGATTTGCCGAAGAGCGGGACGGTAAAAGGCGTGTTGGACGGGGCTTTGACATAAGAGACAAAAATATTTTGATTGTCGATGATGTGATGACAACGGGAAAGTCCATTATAGAAACGATCGATGCCGTAAAAGAAAAACAGGCGAAGATAAAAGGGATCGCCGTGTTGATCGACCGCAGTATTGAGAAACTACCGTTTGATTATTTCGCGATATATAAAAAGTCGGTGATAAACTACAAACCTGAAGAATGCCCGTTATGTAAAAAAAATATACCCGTTACCAAGCCAGGAGGTTTATAAATACCCGCGCTCCTCAATTTTTTCTTTCTCGCTTCCTGGACCTTACCCATTATATTTATACCATTAATCGCCCGTCAATATACCGATAATCTTTTTCTCATCTCCCTGATTCTCACCCTTTATAATGCGGTCGTGCTGTTCTCTTCAACGATCTTCGGACGGCTCGGCGACACCGTGGGTAGAAAAAAGGTCGTGATTCTCGGATTTTTGATTTCAGGGGTGGTTTTATTCGCACATAACTTCATCGGTGATATTTCGTCTTTGTATGTGCTGCGGGGACTGGCGGGTATCGGTTCAGGAATGATTCCCGGTCCCCTTGCGGCGTTGGTCGGAAGCGGCTCGGTGGGGATTTTTACGGCGTCGGGTTCTTTCGGATTTATGGTGGCGAGCATCCTGGCAGGGGTCTTGAAGAAAGACTTCATAATCTTTACGACCGCGGCATTCCTCTGCTTTATCGGATTGTTCCTTTCATTTTTCATCAAAGAGCAGAAAAAGAGATTATCTGTTCCACTGTTCCCCTATGAAATCATCAAAAAGAATATCGATGTCTATCTTCCCTATTTAATCAGACACAGCGCCGCTTCGGCGATCTGGGCGGTGTTTCCGATATATCTTACCACTCTCGGTGTGGATAAATTCAGAATCGGAATTCTTTATGCGGTCAATCCCCTTATGCAGGTGACCTTTATGCTTCTGCCCGCCCGATTAAAGAGTTCGCGTTTGATCACCACAGGACTCGTTTCTTCTTCCCTGACTTTCCTGGGATATGCAGTGGCACCGCACTGGGGTTATCTGATTGGATTACAGGCGCTCCTCGGTTTTTCCTGGGCAAATCTTTATCTCGGTTCAATGAAGCACCTTTTAAAGCACAATGCCGAACAATCGACGGCTACAGGAGTTTTGAATTCAATCTTCGGCCTTTCCGGAATCATCGGTCCCCTCCTCGGCGGACTCGTCACTTTTTTCGGTTTAAGGGTGCTGCTGTACTTCTCTTCTTTTCTTGCGCTTTGCGCCTTTATAATTTCCAGAATCCTAAAAGGGCGAGCAGGATGAGCGCCGCTCCGGCAATCACGGCTCCCACCCAACCGAGCAGGCAGAGTGTGGTTACGATGATTCCGGCGATCAGGACTCCTGTGGCGATTACCAGAAACGATTTTTTGAATTCAAGGCCAAAGAGAAAGGCGATGAGGGCACCTGTCCAGGCACCGGTTCCAGGAAGGGGAATCGCCACGAATGCAAGCAAGCCGAGTTCTTCGTATTTTTCAATGACGCGATTGCTTTTACGTCGTGTTCTTTCAAAGAGCCATTTAAAAAATTTTTGAAACGGTCTTATCTTCGACAAAAGTTTAACCGCCGGATCGAGCAGCCAGAGGATAAAAGGTACTGGAATCAAGTTGCCGACAAAAGAGATTATCAGTGCTTTGAACCACGGTATGTGAAAGATCGCGATCGCCATGGGCAGGGCGCCCCGCAATTCAATGATCGGCAACATCGAGGTCAAAAATACAGCCAGTTCCGGTGAGATACCACGTGCCACTAAATCCTGCGGTGTCATATTATACCCCGCCTTCTGCGTAGAAACCAATCAGCCGTCAGCAGAATAAAGATCAGGAAATAACTCAGGGGGGTGTTGAAATTGAAACTCTTTTCCTGATAAGATTTTTGCACAACCGGCATGCTGAATCTTTCCAGGCTGTCAAAAGGTGAATATCTTCCACCGGTCGTCAACGCCAGTGTCTTTAAAAATTCTTTATTAAGGCTGTGTTCGCTTTCGAGATCACCTTGCTTTATCTTGAGTATCAGTTCATTGCTCGTCAGAATTTCGTCTCCAAGATTACCTGAGGCGGTGAGTTTGTAAGTTCCTTTCTGCGGCGCCGGGAAAGATGCTTTGTATATCCCGGGACGGGTTTCAAAGAAGGGTATCTTTTTATCGAAAAGATCGACATAAAATTCACCACCGCCGCAGGGCTTGAAGTTGCGATCGTAGCTCTGCAGGGATAATTCGATGGTTTCTCCGATGGAATAATTTTTACGGAGTGAGCTGAGTATGAGTCGTCGATTGCGGCCGGCGGTCGATATGAATCTGATGATATCACCGAGCAGCGGAGTTAATAAGTCTTTCTGCTTCAATCCCGTCTGAAGAAAATGCCAGGAACCGATCTCGACACCGTTTATCTGAAAGATAATACCCTGGCCCTGGCGCAGGTATCCGATGATCGGGATACGACCGGCTTCCGCGAGAATCACGCTTTCCTTTTTTGTGCCGATAACCCGGTTGATATATGAAAACGGCGGGTAATCATCTCCGGGGATGAGGCACGAAAAGGGTTCTTTTATTACAATCTTCTCCTGAATTTTGATCGGAAAGCCGGTTGTACTGATCGGCAAAAGGTTGCGCAGAAAAGGATTGCGTCCTTCAGTGAGCCCTATATGCAGGAGGCCGAGTCCCCGTTTTACCTCTTCGCCAAGATTCTGCCAGGGAAGGCTGTCGCTGTTTACATTGTCCAGAATGAGAACATCGAATTTGTCCAGAGGCGGTAAGGCTCCTTGCTCTTTATAGTCGTTTAAGTTGATGTACTTCTGCGGTGCCACTTTTACCAGAGGAATCAGGTTGGTGTATGGGTCAGCGGAAAGCGCCCTGAAGATGAACCTGGTGTTGA is from candidate division WOR-3 bacterium and encodes:
- a CDS encoding dihydroorotate dehydrogenase, encoding MIEIFGLKFKNRVFTASGVFGFGLKYKSVADKVGAVFTKGITLEPKEGNPPSRIQETACGLINCVGLENPGVDLFCQKILPQLKRLKTKIFVNVAGFRKEEFGAIIEKIGARVDGFELNISCPNVAEGGAAFGQDPEIAASIVAFVRKKTTLPLIVKLTPNFCDPLKIAEACVEAGADGISLINTLYAMAFDVETKRPRIVGGLSGPAVKPFALYCVNRIRDIGVPIIGMGGIMTGRDAYEFLLAGASAVAVGSAMLRDPYAPLRIIKELKKLTAE
- a CDS encoding orotidine-5'-phosphate decarboxylase; amino-acid sequence: MPEGMKGGLMPAEHLIVSLDLTDFEKIKEIVVQLKGAVNFYKVGAVPFTYFGLELIDFLKEQNCRIMLDLKYHDIPNTVARACEGAAERGADFITIHTSGGFSMLEEAVKATLMISELKKINRPKLLGITVLTSIDEAYFKDLFGDLKRTLTEQVVFLAQLARSAGLDGVVASPKEIEPIRKECGEDLLIVTPGIRPEFQTVKADDQARVTTPRQAIQRGADYIVIGRPIVKAADPREAVEKIIKEIGDGDRKTA
- a CDS encoding orotate phosphoribosyltransferase encodes the protein MEIEKLLKELKVLQEGHFVLNSGLHSGFYFEKFRILENPDATTKLCRMIVEKYKDSEIEWVIGPTTGGIIIAFEVARQLTTYAGFAEERDGKRRVGRGFDIRDKNILIVDDVMTTGKSIIETIDAVKEKQAKIKGIAVLIDRSIEKLPFDYFAIYKKSVINYKPEECPLCKKNIPVTKPGGL
- a CDS encoding MFS transporter, with the translated sequence MPALLNFFFLASWTLPIIFIPLIARQYTDNLFLISLILTLYNAVVLFSSTIFGRLGDTVGRKKVVILGFLISGVVLFAHNFIGDISSLYVLRGLAGIGSGMIPGPLAALVGSGSVGIFTASGSFGFMVASILAGVLKKDFIIFTTAAFLCFIGLFLSFFIKEQKKRLSVPLFPYEIIKKNIDVYLPYLIRHSAASAIWAVFPIYLTTLGVDKFRIGILYAVNPLMQVTFMLLPARLKSSRLITTGLVSSSLTFLGYAVAPHWGYLIGLQALLGFSWANLYLGSMKHLLKHNAEQSTATGVLNSIFGLSGIIGPLLGGLVTFFGLRVLLYFSSFLALCAFIISRILKGRAG
- a CDS encoding small multi-drug export — protein: MSPELAVFLTSMLPIIELRGALPMAIAIFHIPWFKALIISFVGNLIPVPFILWLLDPAVKLLSKIRPFQKFFKWLFERTRRKSNRVIEKYEELGLLAFVAIPLPGTGAWTGALIAFLFGLEFKKSFLVIATGVLIAGIIVTTLCLLGWVGAVIAGAALILLALLGFWKL
- a CDS encoding VWA domain-containing protein: MIILLISIIAIGLTALLYYRNIHLAPLRIIAIVIFYLLISGASLSFKIPTKTQKPLLLVDCSASMSDNFPLILQEIKKIDFPHRVLFFSETLYTSIPAESIPSGSYTDITGAVLKVSKEAPFIILVSDGNHNYHRPDWNKIGKSSTPVYCFGIGGTPGKDLAIVDLLYPEYGFAGDSFNVKVIVQSQGFKNGRGKIKLRSKNKKIKINRSFPLTEEPTKNEVDFKIYTPYPETLFFSIDLLPQAGEETYKNNNLSFSIQILKGKIDVLYYTEHLSFNTRFIFRALSADPYTNLIPLVKVAPQKYINLNDYKEQGALPPLDKFDVLILDNVNSDSLPWQNLGEEVKRGLGLLHIGLTEGRNPFLRNLLPISTTGFPIKIQEKIVIKEPFSCLIPGDDYPPFSYINRVIGTKKESVILAEAGRIPIIGYLRQGQGIIFQINGVEIGSWHFLQTGLKQKDLLTPLLGDIIRFISTAGRNRRLILSSLRKNYSIGETIELSLQSYDRNFKPCGGGEFYVDLFDKKIPFFETRPGIYKASFPAPQKGTYKLTASGNLGDEILTSNELILKIKQGDLESEHSLNKEFLKTLALTTGGRYSPFDSLERFSMPVVQKSYQEKSFNFNTPLSYFLIFILLTADWFLRRRRGII